A region from the candidate division WOR-3 bacterium genome encodes:
- a CDS encoding peptidylprolyl isomerase, with translation MKTVLAITALVMSLAGCGGQKAQQSVPMLAGQASETAAVVPVESAAGAPTPKGPAEPVTKGGPLKDTLTASALPENLYLNIAVKGYGRMKVKFATKDAPKNVTNVANLAIKGFYNGLTFHRIVPGFVVQGGDPKGDGTGGPGYTVEAEIGRKHLKGSLAMARTGDQVNPQRRSSGSQFYLCLQPLPQLDGQYTVIGDMVEGLDVLEKLGQVKTGPMDRPVEPVVMESVTVTTE, from the coding sequence GTGAAGACGGTCTTAGCGATTACCGCGCTCGTCATGTCCCTTGCCGGATGCGGTGGACAGAAGGCACAGCAGTCAGTGCCGATGCTGGCCGGACAAGCATCGGAAACTGCGGCCGTGGTTCCGGTCGAGTCCGCGGCCGGTGCGCCGACACCAAAAGGCCCAGCAGAACCTGTAACTAAAGGAGGCCCCCTGAAAGATACGCTTACGGCCAGCGCCCTGCCTGAAAATCTGTACCTTAACATTGCTGTCAAGGGCTATGGCAGGATGAAAGTCAAGTTTGCCACTAAAGACGCCCCCAAGAACGTCACCAACGTCGCCAATCTCGCCATCAAGGGATTCTACAACGGCTTGACATTTCACCGCATCGTACCAGGTTTCGTCGTCCAGGGTGGCGACCCGAAGGGCGATGGTACCGGCGGTCCGGGCTACACCGTGGAAGCCGAAATCGGCCGCAAGCACCTGAAGGGCTCACTTGCCATGGCTCGGACCGGCGATCAGGTTAATCCTCAACGGCGTTCCTCTGGATCTCAGTTTTACCTGTGTCTTCAGCCTTTGCCTCAGCTCGACGGTCAGTACACCGTGATCGGCGATATGGTCGAGGGCCTTGACGTGTTGGAGAAGCTTGGCCAGGTCAAGACGGGTCCAATGGACCGGCCGGTCGAACCCGTCGTAATGGAGTCGGTGACCGTTACGACCGAATAA